One window from the genome of Streptomyces cadmiisoli encodes:
- the thyX gene encoding FAD-dependent thymidylate synthase: MEATDHEYDPSGFDEGDGFRNLDITNDCDSVPVFGGRNCYQSWGKPNPATATEMGYLKNILSHEHYSVLEHSSATFYVTGVSRNLTHELIRHRHLSYSELSQRYVDMENARIVIPPALRQEHGGEVMGPLPWGAVRDYEATVRRLMAQGLKRKQAREAARYILPGGTETRIVVTGNMRAWRDSIYKRFNVSADAEIREFGGSLLTQLKEIAPGCFQDMDNTEPFGGK, from the coding sequence ATGGAAGCTACGGATCATGAATATGATCCCTCGGGGTTTGATGAGGGGGACGGTTTCCGGAATTTGGACATCACAAATGATTGTGACAGTGTCCCCGTGTTCGGGGGCCGGAACTGTTATCAGTCGTGGGGTAAGCCTAATCCGGCCACGGCAACGGAAATGGGCTACCTAAAGAACATTCTCAGTCATGAGCATTACAGCGTGTTGGAGCATTCTTCGGCCACGTTCTACGTGACTGGCGTTAGCCGGAACCTAACCCATGAGCTAATCCGTCACCGGCACCTTTCCTATTCGGAACTTTCACAGCGTTACGTCGACATGGAAAACGCGCGAATCGTCATTCCTCCTGCCCTACGGCAGGAACACGGTGGGGAAGTAATGGGACCCCTTCCCTGGGGTGCAGTGAGGGACTATGAGGCAACGGTGCGACGACTCATGGCCCAGGGTCTTAAGCGAAAGCAGGCACGGGAGGCCGCTAGGTACATCCTTCCCGGAGGGACGGAAACGCGAATAGTCGTTACCGGGAACATGCGCGCATGGCGCGACAGCATTTACAAGCGTTTTAACGTTTCCGCAGATGCGGAAATCAGGGAGTTTGGAGGCAGTCTCCTTACCCAGCTTAAGGAGATTGCCCCCGGCTGTTTTCAGGATATGGACAACACGGAACCTTTTGGAGGTAAGTAA
- a CDS encoding deoxycytidylate deaminase: protein MHEPGGCTASESRRWRGGSQQLIKTRPTWDEYYIGVAIAVADRADCLRSAVGAVLVKDNRIMATGYNGAPPGAPGCLTAGACPRGRLTYEERPPGGTYGDCIAIHAERNALEEAGRRGTIGATLYVTRAPCGDCEAAIWFSGVVRIVYASPEGLIVLTAPEK from the coding sequence GTGCATGAACCAGGGGGATGCACAGCATCAGAATCCCGGAGGTGGCGGGGAGGATCCCAACAATTGATAAAGACTCGCCCAACGTGGGATGAGTACTATATTGGCGTAGCGATAGCTGTAGCGGATAGGGCGGATTGCCTTAGGTCCGCCGTAGGTGCGGTCCTGGTTAAAGACAACCGCATTATGGCTACCGGCTATAACGGGGCCCCTCCGGGGGCCCCTGGTTGTCTCACAGCGGGGGCGTGCCCCCGAGGCAGACTCACATACGAGGAAAGGCCCCCAGGGGGCACGTACGGCGACTGTATCGCCATTCACGCGGAGCGTAACGCATTGGAAGAGGCAGGTAGGCGGGGAACGATTGGGGCAACCCTTTACGTGACCAGGGCACCGTGTGGCGACTGCGAGGCCGCTATTTGGTTTTCTGGTGTTGTCCGCATCGTTTATGCCAGTCCGGAAGGCTTGATAGTTCTTACGGCCCCGGAGAAATAA
- a CDS encoding DUF3987 domain-containing protein: MINTDRPMPDETVYTGLLGRTVQTLRPGTEADPVGVLGSLLVGFSALVGPQARVKISALDNHPALVWALLLGRTADGRKGSATSAAKAVLRLTDEQFYRQSTVSGISSGEGLIKEVEDPTAEDLELLQSVTALTGEPLVVDPDDIGDQRRFVIETEYANLMNRSAKSGSLSAVLRQAWDGDDLKTRTKKGSMTATRPHIAVLGHISPGEFRDMMRAKELAGGTYNRYLILHVHQAQLLPDGGDVDMKELKVCASALAENAALVRDQGDTLITRTKDAGEYWSDYLYAAINNENPEDETLAQFTARRAPYTLRLAALYAMADGRKQIGVRDLKAANALFRYSMESTEHTLKQSYSRAEVPAATNPLARALFQAGDDGLSVTEIREIVGKGKPRPEIDVMLEELPVDSKLRRNAQGRPSTVFYWVGDDGDGYA, from the coding sequence GTGATCAACACCGATAGGCCTATGCCGGACGAAACGGTTTATACGGGCCTCCTGGGGCGTACCGTCCAAACACTCCGCCCGGGAACCGAGGCGGACCCCGTGGGTGTCCTAGGGAGCCTCCTAGTCGGTTTCTCGGCCCTAGTCGGGCCGCAGGCAAGGGTGAAGATTTCCGCCCTGGACAATCACCCCGCACTAGTTTGGGCTCTCCTCCTGGGTCGTACTGCGGACGGGCGCAAAGGGTCCGCGACGAGTGCGGCTAAAGCCGTACTGCGGTTGACCGACGAACAGTTTTACCGGCAGTCTACGGTTAGCGGTATTTCCTCCGGTGAGGGCCTGATCAAGGAGGTTGAGGATCCTACGGCGGAGGATTTGGAACTTTTGCAGAGTGTTACCGCACTAACCGGGGAACCGTTGGTGGTGGATCCGGACGATATCGGGGATCAACGACGTTTCGTCATCGAAACGGAATACGCGAACCTGATGAACCGTTCCGCTAAAAGCGGTTCCCTTTCTGCGGTCCTTAGGCAGGCGTGGGACGGGGACGATTTGAAAACCCGTACCAAGAAAGGCAGCATGACCGCCACACGGCCTCACATTGCCGTGCTGGGGCACATTAGTCCCGGGGAGTTCCGGGACATGATGCGTGCCAAGGAACTTGCCGGAGGGACGTATAACCGTTACCTCATTCTTCACGTTCATCAGGCGCAATTGTTGCCCGATGGTGGGGATGTGGACATGAAAGAACTTAAGGTGTGCGCTAGCGCGCTTGCCGAGAATGCGGCACTGGTCCGTGACCAGGGTGACACTCTGATTACCCGCACTAAGGATGCGGGGGAATACTGGTCCGATTACCTTTACGCTGCGATCAACAATGAGAATCCGGAGGATGAGACGCTAGCCCAGTTCACTGCCCGGAGGGCCCCCTATACGCTTAGGCTGGCAGCACTGTACGCAATGGCGGACGGGCGTAAGCAGATTGGGGTTAGGGACCTGAAAGCGGCTAACGCCCTCTTCCGGTATTCCATGGAAAGCACCGAGCATACGCTTAAGCAGTCTTACAGCCGAGCGGAGGTTCCCGCAGCGACTAACCCTCTAGCGCGGGCCCTCTTCCAGGCAGGAGACGACGGGCTAAGCGTGACGGAAATCCGGGAGATTGTGGGTAAGGGTAAGCCTCGGCCGGAGATTGATGTAATGCTGGAAGAACTCCCGGTAGACTCTAAGCTTAGGCGTAATGCCCAGGGGCGGCCCTCTACGGTGTTCTATTGGGTCGGGGATGACGGGGACGGTTACGCGTAG
- a CDS encoding histone-like nucleoid-structuring protein Lsr2 — translation MARRIVELVEITDDVTGEVIPEEDADTVRFSVDGMLFKLETSQEYADGFRDMLAKYVALAQVDDEYAISPKSAQGIRTRTAAPAKRTAAPRRAATGSGHTLVMVRSWAQGEGYDLGDRGRIPASIQEAYAKAHGVSVEDLTASK, via the coding sequence ATGGCCCGTCGCATCGTTGAACTGGTCGAGATTACTGACGACGTTACCGGGGAGGTTATCCCGGAGGAGGACGCGGACACCGTTCGTTTCTCCGTGGATGGAATGCTTTTCAAGTTGGAAACCTCCCAGGAATACGCGGACGGTTTCCGTGACATGCTCGCTAAGTACGTCGCACTGGCCCAGGTCGACGACGAGTATGCGATTTCCCCTAAGTCTGCCCAGGGCATTCGCACCCGTACGGCGGCCCCCGCTAAGCGCACGGCGGCCCCCCGCCGGGCCGCCACCGGATCCGGTCACACGCTGGTTATGGTCCGTTCCTGGGCCCAGGGTGAGGGTTATGACCTGGGCGACCGGGGCCGCATCCCGGCAAGCATTCAGGAGGCCTACGCTAAGGCCCACGGGGTGAGCGTGGAGGACTTGACTGCCTCTAAGTAA
- a CDS encoding CHAP domain-containing protein: MSKKGVGVSVNKMLAECKSWVDKGYKEGRNNDTIFGRWYGLNYNPWCDMFISYCGSKSGNANAIGKFAYCPAHVNWFKARNQWGLTPRIGAIVFYDWDGDGLADHVGIVKSYTDSTITTYEGNTSASNAGSQSNGDGAYQRTRARKVPSVLGYGYPAYPKAIVRPPIARPPAFPGLDKLYPGKSSPYVTLLDKRLIALGFKRFYAGSKPGPYYGKSTGNAVKAYQVKYPQFQSNGKADTVCGPAQWAATFKGYKG; this comes from the coding sequence ATGTCTAAGAAAGGAGTAGGCGTGTCCGTTAACAAGATGCTAGCCGAGTGTAAAAGCTGGGTTGATAAGGGATATAAGGAGGGCCGTAATAACGACACCATATTTGGTCGCTGGTATGGCCTGAACTATAATCCCTGGTGCGACATGTTCATTTCGTACTGCGGTAGTAAGTCCGGTAACGCTAACGCTATCGGTAAGTTTGCTTATTGCCCTGCGCACGTTAATTGGTTTAAGGCCCGTAACCAGTGGGGGCTAACCCCCCGTATTGGTGCGATCGTTTTCTACGATTGGGACGGGGACGGTTTGGCCGACCATGTTGGAATCGTCAAGTCGTACACGGATTCCACCATTACGACGTACGAGGGGAATACGTCTGCGAGTAATGCAGGTTCGCAGTCCAACGGGGATGGCGCCTATCAGCGCACTAGGGCCCGTAAGGTGCCCTCTGTTCTGGGCTACGGATATCCGGCTTACCCTAAGGCGATTGTTCGTCCTCCGATTGCCCGCCCTCCGGCTTTCCCCGGATTGGATAAGCTGTACCCGGGGAAGTCTTCCCCGTATGTCACCCTCCTGGATAAGCGGCTAATCGCTCTAGGCTTCAAGCGGTTTTATGCCGGTAGTAAGCCTGGCCCTTACTACGGCAAGAGTACGGGGAATGCGGTTAAGGCCTATCAGGTGAAGTATCCGCAATTCCAGTCCAACGGTAAGGCGGACACTGTTTGTGGCCCGGCACAGTGGGCTGCAACCTTCAAGGGGTATAAGGGTTAA